One window from the genome of Oncorhynchus gorbuscha isolate QuinsamMale2020 ecotype Even-year unplaced genomic scaffold, OgorEven_v1.0 Un_scaffold_1131, whole genome shotgun sequence encodes:
- the LOC124021575 gene encoding B-cell receptor CD22-like, which produces MYEQCVTYCPPDGPKKTSVSVSPSGEIVEGSSVTLTCSSDANPPVDKYTWYKKNVTSPKASGQSYSITNIISEDRGEYYCEAQNTIASKNSIAQMIIVAGKQTSVLTAAVGITVFILVLILFLPCFMWFRRSTAGSDVTADTQSVHPDPNRDTYTALNMKTRSPEYDTLANVRDSSSDTVPQIDAEPSDYDNCREPPQNLD; this is translated from the exons ATGTATGAACAATGTGTTACATATTGTCCACCAGATGGACCAAAGAAAACCTcagtgtcagtcagtccctctggtgaAATAGTGGAGGGCAGTTCAGTGACTCTGACCTGCAGCAGTGATGCCAACCCACCTGTGGACAAATACACCTGGTACAAGAAGAACGTAACCTCACCAAAAGCATCAGGACAGAGTTACAGCATCACTAACATCATCtctgaggacagaggagaataTTACTGTGAGGCCCAGAATACAATAGCTTCTAAGAACTCTATAGCTCAGATGATCATTGTAGCAG GGAAACAGACCTCAGTTCTGACTGCAGCTGTAGGAATCACAGTGTTTATTCTGGTTCTCATCCTCTTTCTCCCTTGCTTCATGTGGTTCAG GAGATCCAcagcaggaagtgatgtcacagcAGACACACAG AGTGTCCATCCTGATCCTAACAGGGACACGTACACAGCTCTGAACATGAAGACCAGGTCACCAGAGTACGACACCCTGGCA AATGTGAGGGACTCCTCTAGTGACACAGTCCCTCAGATAGATGCTGAGCCCTCAGATTATGACAACTGtagagaaccaccacagaacctggactga